CTTTGCATCGCGGCACTTCCAGCAGTTGGGTAATGGACTGTGTGAATTGAGCCTGGCACAGATGCAACAACTGTTGCGTTCTGACAAGTTGGATGTGGACAGTGAGCAAAGGGTGTCTGCGGCGGCTGTGCGTTGGATTGAGGCTCACTTGCGAGAACGGGCACCAGTGGCACAGGAGCTACTGCAGTGCGTGCGCTGGCAGCTCTTTACAGACAAGGATCGTCCCATCTTGGAGGCACTGAAGGCCAAGCGCTTTGTCCGTAAGCATTGTTTGGCCTATGTGCAGGGCATCCTTGAATTGCGCTATGGACTGGTTCCACCGGCTAGCTCTGAGAGCCCTGTCACACCTAGGATCGGAATGCTGGCCAAGGACATGGTTATATTCTTTGGGCATCTGAAAGAACCTTTCTTGTGCTATGACCCTTTCTCTGGAGACATCTATGCCATGCCCTCGCCTCTCAGCAGCCTGGCCCACAGCAAGGCTTTTGTATCGTCTTCCATTTGCATCTCTCCAGAGAATGACATCTACTTAGCGACACAGCCAGGCAAGCAGCTCTGGGTCTACAGCCCTATGCAGAACAGCTGGCAGCAGCTGGCGGATCGGTTGCTCTGCAGAGAGGGCATGGACTTAGCCTACCTCAATGGGCACATCTACATTCTTGGGGGTTGTGACCCTTCTTCTGGGGCCAAGTTGAAAGAGGTTGAATGTTACAGCATCCAGAGAAACCAGTGGACCCTGGTAGCACCACTTAAGCAttctttctgctcttttgaacTTGTTACTGTGAACAACTGTCTATATGCAGTGAACAGCAAGAGAATGCAGTGCTATGACCCTACCAGGAACCGCTGGCTGAACTGCAGCTCCCTGAAGAGGAGAGATTTCCAGCAGGCTTGTGTTTTCAATGATGAAATCTATTGCATCTGTGATGTCCCTGTTGTGAAAGTGTATAGCCCAGCCCGTGGTGAGTGGCGTGTGATCTGTAACATTCCCGTGGATGAAAACATCTACAACTACCAAATTGTGCAGCATGGCAACAAACTGCTACTCATCACCTCTACACCACCACAGTGGAACAAGAACAAGGTCACAGTATATGAATATGAGGTGGCCACCGACCGTTGGGTTAATGTGGGTACAATGTTGGGTCTCCTGCACTATGACTGTGAGTTTATTTGCCTCTCTGCACGGGTTTACCCTTGCTGCCTGGAACCAGGACAGAGTTTCATTACTGACGAGGAAGATGTGCCTAGCCAGTCCACTGCAGATTGGGCCATGGATGGCTTCAGTGAGTTGAACTCAGAATCTGGCAGTTCAAGCTCATTTTCCGATGATGAGAATTGGCACCCATACTCTGCACCACTGCACAATTTATACATACTTGGCGCAAGCTGAGAATGGGACCACAAGTCTCATATTCCTCCCAGAAGATGGTTTTTGTAATAAGAAACCTAACAATTGGAAATATAGACAGTGGAATGTTAATTATTTTCTTGTTCGAAGGTTTTGAGAACAGTAACAAGGTGGATGTTAAGCACATCCACatttatgataaaaaaaatactgtTCAAGAAATCTTGTGGATTGATGGACGCTTATTTAATAGTTTACTGTGGTAAAATTTAATTTCAGTGTTTATTTCTAGTTATGTGCTATGCAAAATTAGGTTGTTTGTAATTAAGTCtcaggtgttttgttttgggtggggtggAGTTTTGCATCATTTAAAACAGACTATCTTTTTTTACTGCTAGTAATGTTTTCTACATCAGTGGCCAAAGGAactggaggggtgggaggaggtaaaataaagtttttaaataattgtGAACTATATTTGTTTGGGCAAGCTACACGTTGTTACTTGCACATGAAAACTTTTTGTCACCGAGCTGGTGATTATTTAGTTAAATTTATCCTGATTTGTTTTT
This sequence is a window from Rhinatrema bivittatum chromosome 5, aRhiBiv1.1, whole genome shotgun sequence. Protein-coding genes within it:
- the LOC115092243 gene encoding kelch repeat and BTB domain-containing protein 7-like, which translates into the protein MANSTAELSFFSGPELREDPNHAATLLAQLKSFYDSRLLCDVTIEVLGSGGGAEAGAGGRLFACNRNVLAAACPYFRSMFTGGLSESKQQKVTLHDMDAASMALIIEYCYTGRVAVSEANVQRLYAAADMLQLDYLRRVCVDFLVCHMDPANWAGILRLAEAFGDLELNGSALAFASRHFQQLGNGLCELSLAQMQQLLRSDKLDVDSEQRVSAAAVRWIEAHLRERAPVAQELLQCVRWQLFTDKDRPILEALKAKRFVRKHCLAYVQGILELRYGLVPPASSESPVTPRIGMLAKDMVIFFGHLKEPFLCYDPFSGDIYAMPSPLSSLAHSKAFVSSSICISPENDIYLATQPGKQLWVYSPMQNSWQQLADRLLCREGMDLAYLNGHIYILGGCDPSSGAKLKEVECYSIQRNQWTLVAPLKHSFCSFELVTVNNCLYAVNSKRMQCYDPTRNRWLNCSSLKRRDFQQACVFNDEIYCICDVPVVKVYSPARGEWRVICNIPVDENIYNYQIVQHGNKLLLITSTPPQWNKNKVTVYEYEVATDRWVNVGTMLGLLHYDCEFICLSARVYPCCLEPGQSFITDEEDVPSQSTADWAMDGFSELNSESGSSSSFSDDENWHPYSAPLHNLYILGAS